Proteins from a genomic interval of Youhaiella tibetensis:
- a CDS encoding FAD-dependent monooxygenase — MSDIERAQAVVVGGGLTGLAAAVAVARAGLKTIHLAPQGPPDRRTSALMMPAVRYLQDAELIGEPSGIGHPLQQVRIIDATGRLIRAPETLFDSAEAGLPAFGWNFSNVKLNEAFATAAAALPDLETRPLTLTGLVRNDAGTLLTLSDGTEVQADLVVGADGKKSLVREEGDFRARENGFTQAALVCDLELGRPIGNCSIEFHYPQGPFTLVPAGGNRANLVWIDQRSVLDAARAAGPDALVETFREKSMRLFGSIALATPAHIFPLSTITVTEAGKNGIVLVGEAAHAFPPIGAQGLNLGLRDVADLAAGLAETDLTAPGWTQKLSLDYARRRAPDLARTTGIVDALFRSLLAEMIPAQALRAGGLWALKSLPVLRKQAFGMGMGNR, encoded by the coding sequence ATGAGCGATATCGAACGAGCGCAGGCAGTTGTAGTTGGCGGGGGCCTTACCGGGCTCGCCGCCGCCGTTGCGGTGGCCAGGGCGGGTCTGAAGACCATTCACCTGGCGCCCCAGGGTCCGCCCGACCGGCGCACTTCGGCATTGATGATGCCGGCGGTCCGCTATCTTCAGGACGCCGAGCTCATTGGCGAGCCGTCCGGGATCGGCCATCCGCTCCAGCAGGTGCGCATCATCGATGCCACCGGGCGGCTGATCCGCGCGCCCGAGACGCTCTTCGACAGCGCCGAAGCGGGGCTCCCCGCATTCGGCTGGAACTTTTCCAACGTCAAGCTCAATGAGGCCTTCGCCACCGCAGCGGCGGCGCTACCCGATCTCGAAACCCGCCCGCTCACCCTGACCGGGCTCGTGCGCAACGATGCCGGTACGCTCCTCACCCTCTCTGATGGCACCGAGGTCCAGGCCGATCTCGTCGTCGGGGCCGACGGCAAGAAGTCGTTGGTGCGCGAGGAAGGCGATTTCCGGGCGCGCGAAAACGGCTTTACGCAAGCCGCGCTGGTTTGTGACCTCGAACTAGGTCGCCCGATCGGCAATTGCTCGATCGAGTTCCACTACCCCCAGGGCCCGTTCACCCTCGTTCCGGCGGGCGGCAACAGGGCGAACCTGGTCTGGATCGACCAACGCTCGGTTCTCGATGCCGCCCGGGCAGCCGGGCCCGATGCGCTGGTCGAAACCTTCCGCGAAAAATCCATGCGCCTCTTCGGCTCGATCGCGCTCGCCACTCCGGCCCATATCTTTCCGCTTTCGACTATCACCGTCACCGAGGCCGGCAAGAACGGCATCGTGCTGGTGGGCGAAGCGGCCCACGCCTTTCCGCCCATCGGCGCGCAGGGTCTCAACCTGGGGCTGCGCGACGTGGCGGACCTGGCGGCAGGATTGGCGGAAACAGATCTCACCGCTCCCGGCTGGACTCAAAAGCTCAGCCTGGATTACGCGCGTCGGCGCGCCCCCGACCTCGCCCGTACCACCGGCATCGTCGATGCCCTTTTCCGCTCGCTGCTGGCCGAAATGATCCCGGCACAAGCCTTGCGCGCAGGAGGCCTCTGGGCCCTCAAATCCCTCCCCGTCCTGCGCAAACAGGCTTTCGGAATGGGCATGGGCAACCGGTAA
- a CDS encoding DUF6691 family protein, with protein MKASLKPGYLATAAVSGLLFGAGLYISQMVDPYKVLRFLDFTAIPAGGWDPSLAFVIVPAIVVMFIAVQIGKRRRAPVFDAEFHQPEYNRIDMPLVAGSALFGIGWGMSGICPGPAIALITFMPDNLWIFLVAMFVGSYAGAYVIPSGHDKRLAMAR; from the coding sequence ATGAAAGCCAGCCTCAAGCCGGGATATCTCGCCACGGCCGCCGTCAGCGGTCTTCTCTTCGGGGCCGGCCTCTATATCTCGCAGATGGTCGATCCCTATAAGGTCCTCAGGTTCCTCGATTTCACCGCCATACCCGCCGGCGGCTGGGATCCGAGCCTGGCCTTCGTCATCGTGCCGGCCATCGTGGTCATGTTCATCGCGGTGCAGATCGGCAAGCGCCGTCGGGCCCCGGTGTTCGATGCCGAGTTTCACCAGCCCGAATACAACCGGATCGACATGCCGCTCGTTGCGGGCTCGGCGCTATTCGGCATCGGCTGGGGCATGTCGGGCATCTGCCCGGGCCCGGCCATCGCCCTCATCACGTTCATGCCGGACAATTTGTGGATTTTCCTTGTGGCCATGTTTGTCGGCTCCTATGCCGGAGCCTATGTGATCCCTTCGGGACATGACAAACGATTGGCCATGGCGAGATGA
- a CDS encoding YeeE/YedE family protein, with protein MESFTPLTAAIGGSLIGLAAAILWLGNGRIAGISGVFGQLLPPARTVVWRLVFLVALVIGAWAASYLVPGLGVGGPGGQPAQLAAPPAGSPVPAVVWIAIAGLLTGLGTKLGNGCTSGHGVCGVARLSRRSFVAVGVFFAVAIVTVTVTGIV; from the coding sequence ATGGAATCCTTCACGCCCCTGACCGCCGCCATCGGCGGATCGCTGATCGGCCTCGCAGCCGCAATTCTCTGGCTCGGCAATGGCCGGATCGCCGGAATTTCCGGGGTCTTCGGCCAATTGTTGCCGCCCGCCCGAACGGTCGTCTGGCGGCTCGTATTCCTCGTTGCGCTGGTCATCGGCGCCTGGGCCGCGTCCTACCTCGTCCCGGGTCTGGGCGTGGGTGGCCCCGGTGGCCAGCCGGCCCAGCTGGCGGCGCCTCCGGCAGGCAGCCCGGTTCCGGCCGTCGTCTGGATCGCCATCGCTGGCCTTCTTACCGGCCTCGGGACCAAGCTCGGCAACGGCTGCACATCCGGACATGGCGTGTGCGGCGTCGCCCGTCTTTCGCGCCGCTCGTTCGTGGCCGTCGGGGTCTTCTTCGCGGTCGCCATCGTCACTGTCACCGTCACGGGGATCGTCTGA
- a CDS encoding quinone oxidoreductase family protein: MTKAIVVRTNGGPEVLKLEDWEVGEPGPGQIRIRQHAIGLNFVDTYQRSGLYKRDMPFVAGNEAAGEVTAVGADVTEFKVGDRVAYQGEPGAYAEERLIFANRVAPLPDGIDYETAAAVGLKGATAYYLLFMTHALKKDETILFQAAAGGMGLIACQWAHALGARVIGTAGSDEKVALAKANGCDEVINYRTEDFVDRVRQLTGGQGVDVVYDGVGKDTFEGGLDCLKPRGLMVSFGNASGPVSIPNLGILATKGSLYVTRPTGGTYWRKTEDYRAGLAAVYQAVLDGMIKVAVHHRFALADAAEAHRALEGRQTTGSVVLLP, from the coding sequence ATGACCAAGGCCATAGTGGTCCGGACCAATGGCGGCCCCGAAGTGCTCAAGCTCGAGGACTGGGAGGTCGGCGAGCCCGGCCCGGGCCAGATCCGCATTCGCCAGCATGCGATCGGGCTCAATTTCGTGGATACCTACCAGCGCTCCGGCCTCTACAAGCGCGACATGCCCTTCGTGGCCGGCAATGAGGCGGCCGGCGAAGTGACCGCTGTCGGCGCTGACGTGACCGAGTTCAAGGTAGGCGACCGCGTCGCCTACCAGGGCGAACCGGGCGCCTACGCCGAGGAACGCCTGATTTTCGCCAACCGCGTGGCGCCGCTCCCCGATGGCATCGACTACGAGACCGCCGCGGCCGTCGGCCTAAAGGGCGCCACGGCGTACTATCTCCTCTTCATGACCCATGCGCTCAAGAAGGACGAGACGATCCTCTTCCAGGCCGCCGCCGGCGGCATGGGGCTCATCGCCTGCCAGTGGGCACACGCGCTCGGCGCGCGGGTGATCGGCACGGCCGGCTCGGACGAAAAAGTGGCGCTCGCCAAGGCCAATGGCTGCGACGAGGTCATCAACTACCGCACCGAGGACTTCGTCGATCGCGTCCGACAGCTCACAGGCGGGCAGGGCGTGGATGTCGTCTATGACGGGGTGGGCAAGGATACGTTCGAAGGCGGGCTCGACTGCCTCAAGCCGCGCGGGCTGATGGTGAGCTTCGGCAATGCCTCCGGTCCCGTCTCGATCCCCAACCTGGGGATCCTGGCGACCAAGGGCTCGCTCTACGTGACGCGCCCGACCGGCGGCACCTATTGGCGCAAGACCGAGGACTATCGCGCCGGCCTCGCGGCCGTCTACCAGGCGGTGCTCGACGGCATGATCAAGGTGGCGGTCCACCACCGCTTCGCCCTGGCCGACGCCGCCGAGGCGCACCGCGCCCTCGAAGGGCGCCAGACCACCGGCTCGGTGGTGCTGCTGCCCTAA
- a CDS encoding 5-oxoprolinase subunit B family protein: MSEPLMLPTIVPLGDRALLVRFGTNLGERANRAAVAFARRLDDAAPEGIEEIDPNLVSVLLRYDPDRTDPARLAGELRLMLSLAEEEPETPGRTHAIAVHFGGEDGPDLDTAAEALGMSPSQFVAAHNAAPLRVLTTGFAPGFVYCGFHPKTLNLPRRTDVRGRVPAGTVLFAAGQTAITATPIPTGWHVIGRTDFINFVPDQSPPTILAEGDLIAFSEAGR; encoded by the coding sequence ATGAGCGAACCACTGATGCTGCCGACCATTGTGCCGCTTGGCGACAGGGCGCTTCTGGTGCGGTTTGGAACGAACCTCGGCGAGCGCGCCAACCGTGCCGCCGTCGCCTTTGCGCGCCGGCTCGACGATGCGGCGCCCGAAGGGATCGAGGAAATCGACCCCAACCTCGTCTCGGTGCTGCTGCGCTACGACCCCGACAGGACCGACCCCGCCCGGCTGGCGGGCGAGTTGCGGCTCATGTTGTCGCTCGCCGAGGAAGAGCCGGAGACACCCGGGCGCACCCATGCCATCGCGGTGCATTTTGGCGGCGAGGATGGCCCCGACCTCGATACGGCGGCCGAAGCGCTCGGCATGAGCCCGAGCCAGTTCGTTGCCGCGCACAACGCCGCTCCGCTCAGAGTGCTGACCACCGGTTTCGCGCCGGGCTTCGTCTACTGCGGATTCCACCCCAAGACCCTCAACCTGCCGCGCCGCACGGATGTGCGTGGCCGCGTGCCCGCCGGCACGGTGCTGTTCGCGGCGGGGCAGACGGCGATCACGGCGACGCCTATTCCCACCGGCTGGCACGTGATCGGGCGCACCGACTTCATCAACTTCGTACCGGACCAGAGCCCACCCACGATATTGGCCGAAGGCGACCTGATCGCCTTTTCGGAGGCAGGGCGATGA
- a CDS encoding biotin-dependent carboxyltransferase family protein has protein sequence MSGGITVLRAGPLATIQDAGRFGMLRYGIAASGPMVRSAFAVAGTLLGGRAGAAIEFTRTGLDFRAEGEVEAAFSGGAFNLSVNGEARDWNSALQLAAGDLVRVAPGVWGNYGYVRFGREIAVPLLLGSRATNSTVGLGGFGGRALVTGDRVPFGDAPEQGGAEGGGSAAPSDAPVRVVWGLHADLFPGAMRQLFVDKPFEISTRLDRMGVRLARGETFPQAGILSLVSDAVVPGDIQILGDGTPIVLMRDHQPTGGYPRIATVISADLDRFAQMRPGSLVRFEPVTLTHALAAGRAAR, from the coding sequence ATGAGCGGTGGGATCACGGTGCTGCGCGCCGGACCGCTGGCGACCATCCAGGATGCCGGCCGCTTCGGCATGCTCCGCTACGGCATTGCCGCGTCCGGTCCCATGGTCCGGAGCGCGTTCGCGGTAGCCGGTACCCTGCTTGGCGGCAGGGCGGGAGCGGCCATCGAGTTCACGCGGACCGGGCTCGACTTCCGGGCCGAAGGCGAAGTCGAGGCGGCGTTCAGTGGCGGCGCCTTCAACCTTTCGGTCAACGGCGAAGCCAGGGACTGGAACAGCGCGCTGCAGCTGGCCGCGGGAGACCTGGTGCGCGTGGCGCCCGGGGTCTGGGGCAATTACGGCTATGTCCGCTTCGGGCGCGAGATCGCCGTGCCGCTGCTGCTTGGATCGCGGGCAACCAACAGCACGGTCGGGCTCGGCGGCTTCGGTGGGCGCGCGCTGGTGACGGGCGACCGCGTGCCGTTCGGGGATGCGCCAGAGCAGGGTGGGGCCGAAGGCGGTGGGTCCGCCGCGCCCTCCGATGCGCCGGTGCGCGTCGTCTGGGGCCTGCACGCCGATCTCTTTCCCGGCGCGATGCGCCAGCTCTTCGTGGACAAGCCCTTCGAGATTTCGACGCGCCTCGACCGCATGGGCGTGCGGCTGGCGCGCGGCGAAACCTTCCCGCAGGCCGGTATTCTCTCGCTCGTTTCCGACGCGGTGGTGCCTGGCGATATCCAGATTCTCGGCGACGGCACGCCCATCGTGCTGATGCGCGACCACCAGCCTACCGGCGGCTATCCACGCATCGCCACGGTCATTTCCGCCGACCTCGACCGGTTCGCGCAGATGCGACCCGGGAGCCTGGTGCGGTTCGAGCCGGTAACGCTCACGCACGCGCTGGCCGCCGGGAGGGCAGCCAGATGA
- a CDS encoding LamB/YcsF family protein, which produces MTVIDLNADLGEGMGTDEDLLQIVSSASIACGGHAGDAPTIRRILRACKHLGVRPGAHPGYADKVHFGRFRVVMPLEQLLGQIRSQLFLIRWIAEEVGVDLQYVKLHGALANQTAEELAFAVGIFATIQAMDPSLAILALDNSQQVRAARAVGIPVILEAYADRAYTPEGLLVPRSQEGAVIHDVDAVIERCVRLARDGEIVAIDGTVLRSAARSICLHGDTPGAVDLAREVRDALEGEGMTIAPVGPA; this is translated from the coding sequence ATGACGGTGATCGACCTCAACGCCGATCTCGGCGAGGGCATGGGGACGGACGAGGACCTGCTCCAGATCGTATCGAGCGCCTCTATCGCCTGCGGCGGCCATGCCGGCGACGCGCCGACGATCCGCCGCATTCTGCGTGCCTGCAAGCACCTGGGTGTCCGTCCCGGCGCCCATCCCGGCTATGCCGACAAGGTGCATTTCGGCCGCTTTCGCGTGGTGATGCCGCTCGAGCAGTTGCTGGGCCAGATCCGTTCCCAGCTCTTCCTCATCCGCTGGATCGCCGAGGAGGTCGGGGTCGATCTCCAATACGTCAAGCTCCACGGCGCCCTCGCCAACCAGACGGCCGAGGAACTGGCCTTCGCGGTGGGCATCTTCGCCACCATCCAGGCCATGGATCCGAGCCTTGCGATCCTTGCCCTCGATAACAGCCAGCAGGTGCGGGCCGCCCGCGCGGTTGGTATCCCGGTGATCCTCGAGGCTTATGCCGACCGCGCCTATACCCCTGAGGGCCTGCTGGTGCCGCGCAGCCAGGAGGGGGCGGTGATCCATGATGTCGATGCGGTGATCGAACGCTGCGTCCGGCTGGCACGGGACGGAGAAATCGTGGCGATCGACGGCACCGTCTTGCGCTCGGCGGCGCGCTCGATCTGCCTCCACGGGGACACGCCGGGCGCCGTCGACCTGGCGCGCGAAGTGCGCGATGCGCTCGAGGGCGAAGGTATGACGATAGCGCCGGTCGGCCCTGCCTGA
- the folD gene encoding bifunctional methylenetetrahydrofolate dehydrogenase/methenyltetrahydrofolate cyclohydrolase FolD — protein sequence MTAKLIDGKAFAEGLRARVAGHVERLKTEHGITPGLAVVIVGHDPASQVYVTNKAKQTVEVGMASFKYELPEDTSEADVLALVHELNARPDVHGILVQNPLPPQIDPLKVIEAISPAKDVDCFTPDSVGRAVIGLPGPRSCTPLGCLMLLRDTLGSLSGLNAVIIGRSNLVGKPMAQLLLHENCTVTIAHSRTKDLPSVVRQADIVIAAVGRPNMVKADWLKPGATVIDVGINRVPAPDKGEGKTRLVGDVDFAAAKDVAGAITPVPGGVGPMTIACLLANTVTTASLINRLLPPRDLTA from the coding sequence ATGACGGCAAAACTCATTGACGGAAAAGCCTTTGCAGAAGGTTTGCGCGCGCGCGTGGCGGGGCACGTCGAGCGGCTGAAAACCGAGCACGGCATCACGCCAGGTCTGGCCGTCGTCATCGTCGGGCACGACCCCGCCAGCCAGGTCTATGTGACCAACAAGGCAAAGCAGACTGTCGAAGTCGGCATGGCTTCGTTCAAGTACGAATTGCCCGAGGATACGTCCGAGGCTGACGTACTGGCACTGGTCCATGAACTCAATGCACGGCCGGACGTGCACGGCATCCTGGTGCAGAACCCGCTGCCGCCCCAGATCGACCCGCTCAAGGTGATCGAAGCCATCTCGCCGGCCAAGGACGTGGATTGCTTCACCCCCGACAGCGTCGGCCGCGCCGTGATCGGGCTGCCCGGCCCGCGCTCGTGCACGCCCCTGGGCTGTCTGATGCTGCTGCGCGACACCCTGGGGTCCCTCTCCGGGCTCAACGCGGTGATCATCGGGCGCTCCAACCTTGTGGGCAAGCCCATGGCGCAATTGCTGCTGCATGAGAACTGCACGGTCACAATCGCCCATTCGCGCACGAAAGACCTGCCGTCCGTGGTTCGCCAGGCCGACATCGTGATCGCGGCGGTCGGACGCCCGAACATGGTCAAGGCGGACTGGCTCAAGCCGGGCGCCACGGTGATCGACGTAGGCATCAATCGCGTACCGGCCCCCGACAAGGGCGAAGGCAAGACGCGGCTGGTGGGCGATGTCGATTTCGCGGCGGCCAAGGACGTTGCCGGCGCCATCACGCCCGTGCCGGGCGGGGTCGGGCCGATGACGATTGCATGCCTTCTGGCGAACACCGTAACGACCGCGTCACTTATCAATCGTCTGTTACCCCCCAGGGACCTCACCGCTTAA
- the metH gene encoding methionine synthase, translating to MTVHFAPRLDSSNLPDGQEVLAALKQAASERILILDGAMGTMIQGLKLDEAGYRGERFKDWHKDVRGNNDLLNLTLPDAIRDIHLQYFLAGADIVESNTFSCTSIVMADYDMQSLAYELNVEGARLAREAAKLAEERDGRRRFVAGALGPTNKTASMSTDVNNPGHRGITFDEIVQSYGEAINGLIDGGADLLLFETITDTLNTKAGIFAAQRIFAERGLTRPIMISGTITDLSGRTLSGQTPSAFWYSVRHASPFTIGLNCALGANAMRAHVAELSDVADTFICAYPNAGLPNEFGAYDEGPEFMASQIETFARDGLVNIVGGCCGTTPDHIRAFAEVVAKYKPRAIPQIEPQLRLSGLEPFTLTKDIPFVNVGERTNVTGSARFRKLITAGDYTAALEVARDQVANGAQVIDINMDEGLIDSEKVMVEFLNLLAAEPDIARVPLMIDSSKFSVIEAGLKCVQGKALVNSISMKEGVEAFLHHARLVRSYGAAVVVMAFDEQGQADTYERKVEICSRAYKLLTEEVGFPPEDIVFDPNIFAVATGIAEHNGYGQAFIEATRTIRETLPHAHVSGGVSNLSFSFRGNEPVREAMHAVFLYYAIQAGMDMGIVNAGQLAVYESVDAELRDAIEDVIFNRRDDATDRLLELAERFRGGAKSEGSQKDLTWRLKPVQERIAHALVNGITEFIDADTEEARLEASRPLDVIEGPLMSGMNVVGDLFGSGKMFLPQVVKSARVMKQAVAHLLPYMEAEKLAGGGGGRQSAGKVLMATVKGDVHDIGKNIVGVVLSCNNYEIIDLGVMVPTAKILETARAENVDVIGLSGLITPSLDEMVHVAAEMEREGFDIPLLIGGATTSRVHTAVKISPRYERGQTVYVNDASRAVGVVSSLLSAEQRDNYVAQVREEYVKVAEKHAQSEAEKQRLPLARARENAFRPDWSAYTPPKPTFLGTRVFETYDLNELAKYIDWTPFFQTWELKGRFPAILDDENQGAAARQLWDDAQAMLKTVLQKNWFRPKAVIGFWPANAVGDDIRVFTDDTRTQELATFYTLRQQLTKRDGRPNMALSDFVAPLESGKPDYIGGFVVTAGLEENAIAERFERSNDDYSSILVKALADRFAEAFAEEMHKRVRREFWGYAPEENFAIEELLQEPYDGIRPAPGYPAQPDHTEKTTLFHLLNAKQRIGVSLTESYAMWPGSSVSGLYFSHPESYYFGVAKVERDQVEDYAARKGMEIREVERWLGPILNYTPKSE from the coding sequence ATGACTGTTCATTTCGCTCCCCGACTCGATTCATCCAATCTGCCCGACGGCCAGGAAGTGCTGGCGGCGCTCAAGCAGGCTGCGTCCGAACGCATCCTGATCCTGGATGGAGCCATGGGCACCATGATCCAGGGGCTCAAGCTCGATGAGGCCGGCTATCGCGGCGAGCGGTTCAAGGATTGGCACAAGGACGTTCGCGGCAATAACGACCTGCTCAACCTCACCCTGCCCGACGCTATCCGCGACATCCACCTGCAGTATTTCCTGGCCGGTGCCGATATCGTTGAGAGCAACACGTTCTCGTGCACGTCGATCGTGATGGCCGACTACGACATGCAGTCGCTCGCCTACGAACTTAATGTCGAGGGCGCCCGGCTGGCGCGCGAGGCGGCGAAGCTCGCCGAAGAGCGCGATGGCCGCCGCCGGTTCGTGGCCGGCGCTCTCGGGCCGACCAACAAGACCGCGTCCATGTCCACGGACGTCAACAATCCCGGCCATCGCGGCATCACGTTCGACGAGATCGTCCAGTCCTACGGCGAAGCGATCAACGGCCTCATCGACGGCGGCGCCGACCTGCTGCTGTTCGAGACCATCACGGATACGCTCAACACCAAGGCCGGCATCTTTGCCGCCCAGCGCATCTTCGCGGAGCGTGGCCTGACGCGTCCGATCATGATTTCGGGCACCATCACCGATCTCTCCGGCCGCACGCTCTCGGGGCAGACCCCTAGCGCCTTCTGGTATTCGGTGCGGCACGCAAGCCCCTTCACCATCGGGCTCAACTGCGCGCTCGGCGCCAATGCCATGCGCGCGCACGTCGCAGAGCTCTCGGACGTGGCCGACACCTTCATCTGCGCCTACCCCAATGCGGGCCTGCCCAATGAATTCGGCGCCTATGACGAAGGTCCCGAGTTCATGGCCAGCCAGATCGAGACTTTCGCGCGCGACGGGCTGGTCAACATCGTCGGTGGCTGCTGCGGCACGACGCCGGACCATATCCGCGCCTTCGCCGAGGTGGTGGCCAAGTACAAACCCCGGGCCATTCCGCAGATCGAGCCGCAGCTGCGCCTCTCGGGCCTTGAGCCCTTCACGCTCACCAAGGACATTCCCTTCGTCAACGTGGGCGAGCGCACCAACGTCACCGGGTCGGCCCGCTTCCGCAAGCTGATCACTGCGGGTGATTACACGGCCGCCCTTGAAGTGGCGCGCGATCAGGTCGCCAACGGCGCCCAGGTCATCGACATCAACATGGACGAAGGCCTTATCGATTCCGAAAAGGTGATGGTTGAGTTCCTCAACCTGCTCGCCGCCGAGCCGGACATCGCGCGCGTGCCGCTGATGATCGACTCCTCCAAGTTCTCGGTCATCGAGGCCGGGCTCAAGTGCGTCCAGGGCAAGGCGCTGGTCAACTCGATCTCCATGAAGGAAGGCGTCGAGGCTTTCCTCCATCATGCGCGGCTGGTGCGCTCCTACGGGGCCGCCGTCGTCGTCATGGCGTTCGACGAGCAGGGCCAGGCCGATACCTACGAACGCAAGGTCGAGATCTGTTCGCGAGCCTACAAACTCCTCACCGAGGAAGTCGGCTTCCCGCCCGAAGACATTGTTTTCGATCCCAATATCTTCGCCGTAGCCACCGGTATCGCCGAGCATAACGGCTATGGCCAGGCCTTCATCGAGGCGACCCGTACCATCCGGGAGACGCTGCCGCACGCCCACGTTTCGGGCGGCGTATCGAATCTCTCCTTCTCGTTCCGCGGCAACGAGCCGGTGCGCGAGGCCATGCACGCGGTCTTCCTCTACTATGCCATCCAGGCCGGCATGGACATGGGCATCGTCAATGCCGGGCAGCTCGCCGTCTACGAGTCCGTCGATGCCGAGCTGCGTGACGCCATCGAGGACGTGATCTTCAACCGCCGCGACGACGCCACCGACCGCCTGCTCGAATTGGCCGAACGCTTCCGCGGCGGCGCCAAGTCCGAAGGCAGCCAGAAGGATCTTACCTGGCGCCTCAAGCCCGTGCAGGAGCGCATCGCCCATGCGCTGGTCAACGGCATCACCGAGTTCATTGATGCCGATACCGAGGAGGCCCGCCTCGAAGCGTCGCGGCCGCTCGACGTCATCGAAGGTCCGCTTATGAGCGGTATGAACGTGGTGGGCGACCTTTTCGGTTCGGGCAAGATGTTCCTGCCCCAGGTCGTCAAGTCGGCCCGCGTGATGAAACAGGCCGTGGCCCACCTACTGCCCTATATGGAAGCCGAAAAGCTTGCCGGCGGCGGTGGCGGGCGGCAGTCGGCCGGCAAGGTGTTGATGGCCACCGTTAAGGGCGACGTCCACGACATCGGCAAGAACATCGTGGGCGTGGTCCTCTCGTGCAACAACTACGAGATCATCGACCTGGGCGTCATGGTCCCGACGGCCAAGATTCTCGAGACGGCGCGTGCCGAGAACGTCGATGTCATCGGTCTTTCCGGTCTCATAACGCCCTCGCTCGACGAAATGGTCCATGTTGCCGCCGAGATGGAGCGCGAAGGTTTTGACATTCCGCTGCTGATCGGGGGCGCCACCACCAGTCGCGTCCACACGGCGGTCAAGATCAGCCCCCGTTACGAGCGCGGCCAGACTGTCTACGTCAACGACGCCAGCCGCGCCGTCGGCGTGGTTTCGAGCCTGCTGTCGGCCGAGCAGCGTGACAACTACGTCGCCCAGGTGCGCGAGGAATACGTTAAGGTCGCCGAGAAGCACGCCCAGAGCGAAGCCGAAAAGCAGCGCCTGCCGCTGGCTCGCGCGCGCGAAAACGCCTTCCGGCCGGATTGGAGCGCCTACACGCCCCCAAAGCCAACGTTCCTGGGCACGCGCGTCTTCGAGACCTACGATCTCAACGAGCTCGCCAAATACATCGACTGGACGCCCTTCTTCCAGACCTGGGAACTCAAGGGTCGCTTCCCGGCGATCCTGGACGACGAGAACCAGGGCGCGGCTGCGCGTCAGCTTTGGGACGACGCGCAGGCCATGCTCAAGACCGTGCTGCAGAAGAACTGGTTCCGGCCGAAGGCCGTCATCGGCTTCTGGCCGGCCAATGCGGTGGGCGACGATATCCGCGTCTTCACCGACGACACCCGGACCCAGGAACTGGCGACGTTCTACACGCTGCGCCAGCAGCTCACCAAGCGTGACGGCCGCCCCAACATGGCCCTCTCCGATTTCGTTGCCCCGCTCGAGAGCGGCAAGCCCGATTACATCGGCGGGTTCGTGGTGACGGCTGGCCTGGAAGAAAACGCCATCGCCGAGCGCTTCGAGCGCAGCAACGACGACTACTCGTCCATCCTGGTCAAGGCCCTGGCCGATCGCTTCGCCGAGGCCTTTGCCGAGGAGATGCACAAGCGGGTGCGCAGGGAGTTCTGGGGCTACGCACCCGAAGAGAACTTCGCCATCGAGGAATTGCTCCAGGAGCCCTATGACGGCATTCGCCCGGCTCCGGGCTATCCGGCCCAGCCCGACCATACCGAGAAGACCACCCTCTTCCATCTGCTCAACGCCAAGCAGCGCATCGGCGTGAGCCTGACCGAGAGCTATGCCATGTGGCCGGGATCGTCCGTTTCCGGGCTCTATTTCTCGCATCCGGAAAGCTACTATTTCGGCGTGGCCAAGGTCGAACGCGACCAGGTCGAGGACTACGCCGCTCGCAAGGGCATGGAGATCCGCGAGGTCGAGCGCTGGCTCGGCCCCATCCTCAACTACACACCGAAGTCCGAGTAG
- a CDS encoding glutathione S-transferase family protein produces the protein MSANSAGTLYYTHNLNPRVAVAVARHLDAPVTFRRVDPMGTDRAEIIELNPNSFAPVLVEDGREPLWETDAIAFRLSNNAGGSFWPVERHEEMLRWISWSAHHFTLAGSTFYFENIIVPQFMGRDPDTRLLESTGHDFRRFAGILDETLRDREWLVGDRLTYADFRVASALPFAERAQLPLDEFLNVKAWHDRLWAIDAWRAPFAGLA, from the coding sequence GTGAGCGCAAATTCCGCAGGCACACTTTACTACACCCACAATCTCAATCCCCGCGTGGCGGTCGCCGTCGCGCGCCATCTTGATGCGCCGGTGACGTTCAGAAGAGTCGATCCGATGGGCACCGATCGCGCCGAAATCATCGAACTCAACCCGAACTCGTTCGCACCGGTCCTGGTCGAAGATGGACGCGAACCGCTTTGGGAGACCGATGCCATCGCCTTCCGGCTTTCCAACAATGCCGGCGGGTCCTTCTGGCCGGTCGAGCGTCACGAGGAAATGCTGCGCTGGATCAGCTGGAGCGCCCATCACTTCACCCTGGCGGGCAGCACGTTCTACTTCGAGAACATCATCGTGCCCCAGTTCATGGGCCGCGACCCCGACACGCGCCTGCTGGAATCGACCGGGCACGACTTCCGGCGTTTTGCGGGCATTCTCGACGAGACGCTGCGCGACCGGGAGTGGCTTGTCGGCGACCGGCTCACTTACGCGGATTTCCGCGTGGCAAGCGCCCTGCCCTTTGCCGAGCGCGCGCAGCTTCCTCTGGACGAGTTCCTCAATGTAAAGGCCTGGCACGACCGCCTCTGGGCGATCGACGCCTGGCGAGCGCCGTTCGCCGGCCTCGCCTGA